A genomic segment from Flavobacterium sp. 9R encodes:
- a CDS encoding 30S ribosomal protein S16, whose product MSVKIRLQRHGKKQKPFYWVVAADARSKRDGKYLEKIGTYNPNTNPATIELNLDSAVKWLHNGAQPTDTARAILSYKGALLKHHLDGGIRKGALTQEQADAKLAAWLEAKAGKVDAKKEGLTKAQAAEKAKALKAEQEVNAKRLAAAAQAEADAIAAATPAEEVAEVEAEEAPAAEENNETTEA is encoded by the coding sequence ATGTCAGTAAAAATTAGATTACAAAGACACGGTAAAAAACAAAAACCTTTTTACTGGGTTGTAGCAGCAGATGCTCGCTCAAAAAGAGATGGTAAATACTTAGAGAAAATCGGTACTTACAATCCAAACACTAACCCAGCAACTATCGAATTAAATTTGGATAGTGCAGTGAAATGGTTGCACAATGGTGCTCAACCAACTGATACTGCAAGAGCAATTCTTTCTTACAAAGGTGCTTTATTGAAACACCACCTTGATGGCGGTATCCGTAAAGGAGCTTTAACTCAAGAACAAGCTGATGCAAAATTAGCTGCTTGGTTAGAAGCTAAAGCTGGTAAAGTTGATGCTAAAAAAGAAGGTTTGACTAAAGCTCAAGCTGCTGAAAAAGCAAAAGCTTTAAAAGCAGAACAAGAAGTAAATGCAAAACGTTTAGCTGCTGCTGCTCAAGCTGAAGCTGACGCTATTGCTGCTGCAACTCCTGCTGAAGAAGTTGCTGAAGTTGAAGCTGAAGAAGCTCCAGCTGCAGAAGAAAATAACGAAACAACTGAGGCTTAA
- the rimM gene encoding ribosome maturation factor RimM (Essential for efficient processing of 16S rRNA), with translation MRKEDCFYLGKIAKKFSFKGEVLAYLDTDEPELYENLESVFVDHNKHLVPFFIESSSLHKNDFLRIRFEDITTEEQADALIGSDLYLPLKMLPKLSGNKFYFHEVIGFEVEDKRLGYVGEIQSINDTTAQPLFEVLKGDAEILIPMIDHFLVKVDRENKKIIMDLPEGLIEMYL, from the coding sequence ATGCGTAAAGAGGACTGTTTCTATTTAGGTAAAATCGCTAAAAAATTTAGTTTCAAAGGGGAAGTCCTAGCCTATCTAGACACGGACGAACCTGAGTTATACGAAAACTTGGAATCAGTGTTTGTTGACCACAACAAACACTTGGTTCCTTTTTTTATTGAAAGTAGTTCCCTTCACAAAAACGACTTTCTACGCATCCGTTTTGAGGACATTACTACCGAAGAACAAGCTGATGCACTCATTGGAAGTGACCTTTATCTTCCTTTAAAAATGCTTCCAAAACTAAGCGGAAACAAATTCTATTTTCACGAAGTAATTGGTTTTGAAGTAGAAGACAAACGTTTAGGATACGTTGGAGAAATTCAATCTATCAACGACACCACTGCACAACCTTTATTTGAAGTACTAAAAGGCGACGCCGAAATATTAATCCCAATGATTGACCATTTCTTGGTAAAAGTAGACCGAGAAAACAAAAAAATAATCATGGATTTGCCTGAGGGATTGATTGAAATGTACCTTTAG
- a CDS encoding four helix bundle protein: MNKPYDLEERTFLFAKECRFYVQKLHKTTSNIEDSKQLVRSSGSIGANYIEANEKLGDKDLVFRLKIARKEAKESIYWIRLLHELNPEHKETSESLLYEVEELRKILSAIITRINSNI, translated from the coding sequence ATGAATAAACCTTATGATTTAGAAGAAAGAACTTTTTTATTCGCTAAAGAGTGTAGATTTTATGTTCAAAAACTACATAAAACTACTTCAAATATTGAAGATAGCAAGCAATTAGTAAGATCCTCTGGGTCAATTGGAGCTAATTACATAGAAGCAAATGAGAAGCTTGGTGACAAAGACTTAGTTTTTCGTTTAAAAATCGCAAGAAAAGAAGCTAAAGAATCAATATATTGGATTCGCTTATTACACGAGCTGAATCCAGAACATAAAGAAACATCAGAATCACTTCTATATGAAGTTGAGGAATTAAGAAAAATATTATCTGCTATTATAACAAGAATAAATTCCAATATTTAA
- a CDS encoding tRNA1(Val) (adenine(37)-N6)-methyltransferase yields MFTFKQFVVEQDRCAMKIGTDGVLLGAWAPTTNHPFSILDIGTGTGIIALMLAQRSAAQQIDALEIDEAAYEQATDNFENSPWNDRLFCFHAGLDEFIEEPEDEYDLIVSNPPFYSEDYKTENESRDLARFQDAMPFEQLLEAADLLLSENGIFAVIIPFKEEENFIALANEFELYPLKITRVKGTPTTEIKRSLLAFSRNETTDLPIDELVIETARHVYTQEYIELTKDFYLKM; encoded by the coding sequence ATGTTTACATTTAAACAATTCGTTGTTGAACAAGACCGTTGTGCTATGAAAATTGGTACCGATGGTGTTTTATTGGGCGCTTGGGCTCCTACTACAAATCATCCTTTCAGCATTTTAGACATTGGCACTGGAACTGGCATCATCGCTTTGATGTTAGCACAAAGAAGCGCAGCACAGCAAATTGACGCTTTAGAAATTGACGAAGCTGCTTACGAACAAGCAACAGATAATTTCGAAAATTCACCTTGGAACGATAGATTGTTCTGTTTTCATGCCGGTTTGGACGAATTTATAGAAGAACCCGAAGACGAATACGATTTGATTGTTTCCAACCCACCTTTCTATTCCGAAGATTATAAAACTGAAAATGAATCACGCGATTTAGCACGATTTCAAGACGCTATGCCTTTTGAGCAATTACTTGAAGCTGCAGATTTATTGCTTTCTGAAAACGGAATTTTTGCAGTAATCATTCCCTTCAAAGAAGAAGAAAATTTTATTGCTTTGGCCAACGAATTCGAATTGTATCCTTTGAAAATCACTCGTGTCAAAGGAACACCAACTACGGAAATCAAACGTAGCTTACTGGCCTTTAGCCGAAATGAAACTACCGATTTACCAATTGACGAATTGGTTATCGAAACTGCAAGACACGTCTACACCCAAGAATATATTGAATTAACTAAGGATTTTTATTTGAAGATGTAG
- a CDS encoding acyl-CoA dehydrogenase family protein, protein MKPDLFQSPDYYNLDDLLTEEHKLVRDAARAWVKREVSPIIEDYAQKAEFPKQIIKGLGEIGGFGPYIPVEYGGAGLDQISYGLIMQEIERGDSGVRSTSSVQSSLVMYPIWKYGNEEQRMKYLPKLATGEYMGCFGLTEPDHGSNPGGMTTNFKDKGDHYLLNGAKMWISNAPFADIAVVWAKNEEGRIHGLIVERGMEGFTTPETHNKWSLRASATGELIFDNVKVPKENLLPNKSGLGAPLGCLDSARYGIAWGAIGAAMDCYDTALRYAKERIQFDKPIAGTQLQQKKLAEMITEITKAQLLTWRLGVLRNEGKATSAQISMAKRNNVDMAIHIAREARQMLGGMGITGEYSIMRHMMNLESVITYEGTHDIHLLITGMDITGIAAFK, encoded by the coding sequence ATGAAACCAGACTTATTTCAATCTCCTGATTACTATAATCTTGACGATTTATTAACCGAAGAACACAAGTTAGTCCGAGACGCAGCAAGAGCTTGGGTAAAAAGAGAAGTATCCCCTATCATAGAAGACTATGCTCAAAAAGCAGAATTTCCAAAACAAATCATTAAAGGTTTAGGAGAAATTGGCGGTTTTGGTCCGTATATTCCCGTTGAATATGGAGGAGCTGGATTGGATCAAATATCCTACGGATTGATCATGCAAGAAATTGAACGTGGAGATTCTGGCGTACGCTCTACTTCATCTGTACAATCTTCTTTGGTAATGTATCCAATTTGGAAATACGGTAACGAAGAACAACGTATGAAATACTTACCCAAACTAGCTACTGGAGAGTATATGGGCTGTTTTGGATTGACAGAACCTGACCACGGCTCTAACCCTGGCGGTATGACTACCAACTTCAAAGACAAAGGCGATCACTATTTATTAAATGGTGCGAAAATGTGGATTTCTAACGCTCCTTTTGCAGACATTGCTGTAGTTTGGGCGAAGAACGAAGAAGGACGAATTCACGGTTTAATCGTAGAACGCGGTATGGAAGGATTTACCACTCCAGAAACGCACAACAAATGGTCTTTAAGAGCTTCGGCTACTGGAGAATTGATTTTTGATAATGTAAAAGTTCCAAAAGAAAACTTGTTGCCAAACAAATCAGGATTAGGCGCACCTCTAGGTTGTCTTGATTCTGCTCGTTACGGAATTGCTTGGGGAGCCATTGGAGCAGCTATGGATTGCTACGATACCGCTTTGCGTTATGCAAAAGAGCGTATACAATTTGACAAACCTATCGCTGGAACCCAATTGCAACAAAAAAAATTGGCCGAAATGATTACCGAAATCACCAAAGCACAATTGCTAACTTGGAGACTAGGTGTCTTGAGAAATGAAGGCAAAGCAACTTCTGCACAAATCTCAATGGCCAAAAGAAATAATGTCGATATGGCAATTCATATCGCAAGAGAAGCAAGACAAATGCTAGGTGGAATGGGAATCACAGGAGAATATTCTATTATGAGACATATGATGAATTTAGAATCTGTGATTACGTATGAAGGCACCCACGATATTCATTTATTAATTACAGGAATGGATATCACAGGAATTGCAGCTTTTAAATAA
- a CDS encoding DUF3050 domain-containing protein has protein sequence MNIAQINSEIAEQKNQLLNHSLYQKVQNIEDLHCFLESHVYAVWDFMSLLKALQAKLTCTTTPWFATTNPETRYLINEIVLAEETDLSIDGRRLSHFEMYLEAMEACGANTSGIINFLEEVQSIQNIFVAIKKSQLHPKIKSFLDFTFQVIEHGKSHEIAAAFTFGREDLIPSMFTEILQNFQKNFPETDLKQLIYYFERHIELDADEHGPMAMQMITELCENDPKKWEEVATISVLALEKRIELWNAIEEQLSLTMEPA, from the coding sequence ATGAATATTGCCCAAATCAATTCTGAAATAGCAGAACAAAAAAACCAGCTTCTAAACCACAGCCTATACCAAAAAGTACAAAACATAGAAGATTTACACTGTTTTCTTGAAAGTCATGTGTATGCAGTATGGGACTTTATGTCACTTCTGAAAGCCTTACAAGCCAAATTAACGTGTACTACAACACCATGGTTTGCTACTACCAATCCAGAAACTCGTTATTTAATCAACGAAATTGTTTTAGCTGAAGAAACTGACCTCAGTATTGATGGTAGACGCTTAAGTCACTTTGAAATGTACTTAGAAGCTATGGAAGCTTGTGGCGCAAATACATCAGGAATTATAAATTTTCTAGAGGAAGTACAATCCATCCAAAACATATTTGTTGCCATCAAGAAAAGTCAATTACACCCAAAAATAAAATCCTTTTTAGATTTTACCTTTCAAGTAATTGAACACGGTAAATCGCATGAAATTGCCGCTGCTTTCACTTTTGGTCGAGAAGATTTAATTCCGAGTATGTTTACTGAAATACTACAAAACTTTCAAAAAAACTTCCCTGAAACGGATTTAAAACAATTAATTTACTATTTCGAAAGACATATTGAGCTGGATGCTGACGAACACGGTCCAATGGCCATGCAAATGATTACAGAGCTTTGTGAAAACGATCCAAAAAAATGGGAAGAAGTAGCAACCATCTCTGTTTTAGCTTTAGAAAAAAGAATAGAGCTTTGGAATGCTATTGAAGAGCAACTGAGTTTGACAATGGAACCTGCTTAA
- a CDS encoding SGNH/GDSL hydrolase family protein: MEHFSKHIKTALRLFILIVVVLFFNQCSSENTTVAPKPESSPAPQPQPQPVNKKVSYIALGDSYTIGQSVCLTCRFPEQLKKKLESTIPGLTVDLKIIAQTGWTTSNLINAIKEQQPTKDFNLVTLLIGVNNQYQNREFSIYEREFPQLAQTAIALAKGNKDNVIVVSIPDYAYTPFGQQFGTPTKISTEIDRYNAFAKSYCDANGITFINITDITRQGLKETYLVATDGLHPSEKAYTLFIDRIAPKAKVIVQK; encoded by the coding sequence ATGGAACACTTTTCAAAACATATAAAAACAGCATTACGACTTTTCATTTTGATAGTTGTGGTGCTTTTTTTCAACCAATGTTCTAGCGAAAACACAACGGTTGCTCCCAAACCCGAAAGCAGCCCAGCGCCTCAACCTCAGCCACAACCTGTTAACAAAAAAGTATCTTATATCGCACTAGGGGACAGTTATACTATTGGTCAAAGCGTTTGTCTCACTTGTCGTTTTCCAGAACAGTTAAAGAAAAAACTTGAAAGCACTATTCCTGGTTTAACGGTAGACTTAAAAATCATTGCACAAACAGGCTGGACGACTTCTAATCTAATCAATGCAATTAAAGAACAGCAACCAACTAAGGATTTTAACTTAGTAACCTTACTTATTGGGGTCAACAATCAGTATCAAAATAGGGAATTTAGCATTTATGAAAGGGAGTTTCCGCAATTGGCACAAACAGCCATCGCATTAGCCAAAGGCAATAAAGACAATGTTATCGTGGTTTCGATTCCTGACTATGCTTACACTCCATTTGGTCAACAATTTGGAACTCCTACAAAAATCTCAACAGAAATTGATCGCTATAATGCATTCGCAAAAAGTTATTGCGACGCCAATGGCATCACTTTTATCAATATCACCGACATCACAAGACAAGGACTAAAAGAGACTTATTTGGTAGCTACAGATGGGCTACATCCCTCGGAAAAAGCCTATACGTTGTTTATTGACAGAATAGCTCCAAAAGCTAAAGTAATAGTTCAAAAATAA
- a CDS encoding 2Fe-2S iron-sulfur cluster-binding protein, producing MDVLIKIKDREGVVHELQAPTDMAMNIMELCKAYELPVEGTCGGMAMCASCQCYVLNDVELPPMGDDEEAMLSEAFYVKSNSRLGCQIPITESLEGLELELAPEN from the coding sequence ATGGATGTTTTAATAAAGATTAAAGATAGAGAAGGGGTTGTTCACGAATTACAAGCGCCAACAGATATGGCAATGAATATTATGGAATTGTGCAAAGCTTATGAGTTACCAGTTGAGGGAACCTGTGGGGGAATGGCCATGTGTGCTTCATGCCAATGTTATGTGCTCAATGATGTTGAATTACCACCTATGGGTGATGATGAAGAAGCTATGCTATCTGAAGCTTTTTATGTAAAATCCAATAGTCGTTTAGGTTGTCAAATTCCAATAACGGAAAGTCTTGAAGGACTTGAGTTAGAATTGGCTCCAGAAAATTAA
- a CDS encoding NifU family protein produces MTTEELTENVMKALDEIRPFLKSDGGDITLISIEDEKHVKVRLEGACTSCSVNQMTLRAGVETTIKKFAPQIETVVNVM; encoded by the coding sequence ATGACAACAGAAGAATTAACAGAAAATGTTATGAAAGCCTTAGATGAGATTAGACCTTTTCTAAAATCAGATGGAGGCGATATTACCTTAATTTCTATTGAGGATGAAAAACACGTCAAAGTAAGACTCGAAGGTGCTTGTACCAGCTGTAGCGTTAATCAAATGACATTGCGTGCGGGGGTAGAAACTACAATTAAAAAATTTGCGCCACAAATAGAAACGGTTGTCAATGTTATGTAA
- a CDS encoding Mrp/NBP35 family ATP-binding protein, whose translation MKLDRKEILKALETITIAGEGKNMVESGAIANVVTFGDEVVVDLVLHTPAMHIKKRAEDDIKKTILEKVSAEAKIKINSKVEVPDKPEVKGKAIPGIKNIIAVASGKGGVGKSTVTANLAVSLAKMGFSVGVLDADIYGPSMPIMFDVENEKPISIEVDGKSKMKPIESYEVKMLSIGFFTSPSQAVIWRGPMASKALNQMIFDANWGELDFMLIDLPPGTGDIHLSIMQSLPVTGAVVVSTPQAVALADARKGVAMFLSDAINVPVLGIIENMAYFTPEELPENKYYIFGKEGARNLATDLNVPFLGEVPIVQSIREAGDYGRPAALQTGSIIGTVFENITRNVVQETVNRNESLPATEAIKITTMAGCSAVKK comes from the coding sequence ATGAAACTAGATAGAAAAGAAATACTAAAAGCATTAGAAACAATTACTATTGCTGGAGAAGGAAAAAATATGGTGGAAAGCGGAGCTATCGCAAACGTAGTTACTTTTGGTGATGAAGTGGTGGTAGATTTAGTATTGCACACACCCGCTATGCATATTAAAAAACGTGCAGAAGACGATATCAAAAAAACGATTCTGGAGAAAGTTTCTGCAGAAGCTAAAATCAAAATTAATAGTAAAGTTGAGGTTCCAGACAAGCCAGAAGTAAAAGGAAAAGCTATTCCTGGAATCAAAAATATTATAGCCGTTGCCTCAGGAAAAGGTGGAGTAGGAAAATCTACAGTTACTGCAAACTTAGCCGTTTCTTTGGCTAAAATGGGATTTAGTGTTGGAGTTTTAGACGCTGATATTTATGGTCCTTCTATGCCAATTATGTTTGATGTAGAAAACGAAAAGCCAATTTCTATTGAAGTTGACGGAAAATCAAAAATGAAACCGATTGAAAGTTATGAGGTAAAAATGCTTTCGATAGGATTTTTTACTTCTCCAAGTCAAGCCGTAATCTGGAGAGGTCCGATGGCATCTAAAGCCTTGAACCAAATGATTTTTGATGCGAACTGGGGAGAATTGGATTTTATGTTGATTGATTTGCCTCCAGGAACAGGAGATATTCATTTGTCTATTATGCAGTCTTTGCCAGTAACTGGTGCTGTTGTAGTGAGTACTCCACAAGCTGTTGCTTTGGCTGATGCAAGAAAAGGAGTAGCGATGTTCTTATCTGACGCAATCAATGTTCCCGTTTTGGGGATTATTGAAAATATGGCTTATTTTACGCCTGAAGAACTTCCTGAGAATAAATACTATATCTTTGGTAAAGAAGGCGCTCGTAACTTAGCTACGGATTTAAATGTGCCTTTCTTAGGAGAAGTGCCAATCGTTCAATCTATCCGTGAAGCAGGAGATTACGGTCGCCCAGCTGCTTTACAAACCGGTTCAATTATTGGAACTGTTTTCGAGAACATTACACGTAATGTGGTACAAGAAACAGTAAATAGAAATGAGAGTTTGCCTGCTACAGAAGCCATAAAAATTACAACAATGGCGGGTTGTTCAGCAGTAAAAAAATAA
- a CDS encoding MGMT family protein: MEETNFFERVYAVVRQIPYGKVTSYGAIAKALGTARSARMVGWAMNASHHLEDVPAHRVVNRKGLLTGKLHFDGTNLMQQLLESEGISVKDNQIVDFEAHFWEPEMDC, encoded by the coding sequence ATGGAAGAAACCAATTTTTTTGAGCGAGTGTATGCTGTGGTAAGGCAAATTCCTTATGGCAAAGTCACTTCTTATGGCGCCATTGCCAAAGCACTAGGAACTGCGCGTTCCGCTCGAATGGTGGGTTGGGCGATGAATGCCTCACACCATTTAGAAGATGTTCCTGCACACAGAGTAGTGAACCGTAAAGGACTGCTAACTGGTAAACTGCATTTTGATGGAACTAATTTAATGCAGCAGTTGTTAGAAAGTGAGGGAATTAGTGTAAAAGACAATCAAATTGTAGATTTTGAAGCTCATTTTTGGGAACCCGAGATGGATTGCTGA
- a CDS encoding LysE family transporter: MQVLGLFFLGFISAFVGISPPGLINMTAVKVNLKEGKRTALWFVFGAVIIIFFQTFLALLFARAIDKSPSLILLLREIGCVIFALLTIYFLFVAKKPKLKGSNIKKYSNSSRFFLGMLLSALNFFPIPYYVLLGITFASYQLFAFDFFSILIFVLGVVSGAFVVFYGYVVFFNKIESKADFFIQNMNKIIGTITGLIAVVTFLNILKHYGLLSL, from the coding sequence ATGCAGGTACTAGGTCTCTTTTTTCTCGGTTTTATCAGCGCTTTTGTTGGCATTTCGCCACCAGGACTGATTAATATGACTGCAGTAAAAGTGAACCTAAAAGAAGGGAAACGCACCGCTTTATGGTTTGTTTTTGGGGCTGTTATCATTATTTTTTTTCAAACATTTTTGGCGCTTTTGTTCGCAAGAGCCATTGATAAAAGTCCTTCACTTATTCTATTATTGAGGGAAATCGGTTGTGTGATTTTTGCCTTGCTTACGATTTATTTTCTTTTTGTTGCCAAAAAACCAAAGCTCAAAGGAAGTAATATCAAAAAATACAGCAACAGTTCCCGTTTTTTTCTTGGAATGTTGCTTTCGGCATTAAACTTTTTTCCCATTCCCTATTATGTTTTATTGGGAATTACCTTTGCCTCATACCAGTTATTTGCCTTTGACTTTTTTTCAATTTTAATTTTTGTTTTAGGTGTAGTATCAGGTGCTTTTGTTGTGTTTTATGGTTATGTAGTTTTCTTTAATAAAATTGAATCCAAAGCGGATTTTTTTATTCAAAATATGAATAAAATTATTGGAACAATTACTGGGTTAATAGCTGTTGTTACCTTTTTGAATATCTTGAAGCATTATGGTTTGTTATCTCTTTGA
- the trmB gene encoding tRNA (guanosine(46)-N7)-methyltransferase TrmB — MGSKNKLKRFKENETFDNVFQPTREEVVGELFPLKGKWNTEFFKNDNPLVLELGCGKGEYSVGLAERYPNKNFIGIDIKGARFWRGAKTAVETGLHNVAFVRTQIELINHIFAENEVDEIWITFPDPQIKYKRTKHRMTNSEFLQLYKKILKKEGIVNLKTDSEFMHGYTLGLLHGEGHEVLYANHNVYKNEGSPEEVTAFQTFYEKQYLAINKAITFIRFKIKS; from the coding sequence GTGGGAAGTAAAAATAAATTAAAAAGGTTCAAAGAAAACGAAACATTCGATAATGTGTTTCAACCAACAAGAGAAGAAGTAGTAGGTGAGTTGTTTCCTTTGAAAGGAAAATGGAATACAGAATTTTTCAAAAACGACAATCCATTAGTCCTTGAATTAGGTTGTGGTAAAGGTGAATATTCGGTTGGTTTAGCAGAACGATATCCCAATAAGAACTTTATTGGTATTGATATTAAAGGTGCTCGTTTTTGGAGAGGTGCCAAGACTGCGGTGGAAACAGGACTGCACAATGTGGCTTTCGTAAGAACCCAAATTGAATTAATCAATCATATTTTTGCCGAAAATGAGGTTGACGAAATTTGGATTACTTTTCCTGACCCACAAATCAAATACAAGAGAACCAAGCACCGTATGACAAACTCAGAGTTCTTGCAATTGTATAAAAAAATCTTGAAAAAAGAAGGTATCGTTAATCTAAAAACCGATTCGGAATTTATGCACGGTTACACTTTAGGCCTTTTGCATGGCGAAGGACACGAGGTGTTGTATGCGAATCATAACGTGTATAAAAACGAAGGAAGTCCTGAGGAGGTTACTGCGTTTCAAACATTTTACGAAAAACAATATTTAGCCATCAATAAAGCGATTACTTTTATTCGTTTTAAAATAAAATCATAA
- a CDS encoding nuclear transport factor 2 family protein, with protein sequence MKTTLAIGFFLVLGLFTASAQSPRSEEQKIAATLDAWHKAAAQAQFDAYFGLMTNDAIFIGTDAKENWNKTAFQAFAKPYFDRGKAWNFTAIERHIFLDTKGKIAWFDELLSTQMKICRGSGVLEKVGKEWKIKHYVLSMTIPNENVDEVVKIKTPIEDGVMKKLTTKE encoded by the coding sequence ATGAAAACCACACTTGCTATTGGATTCTTTTTGGTATTGGGACTTTTTACTGCTTCGGCTCAGTCTCCGCGTTCTGAAGAACAAAAAATTGCAGCTACTCTCGATGCTTGGCACAAAGCAGCAGCACAAGCACAATTTGACGCGTATTTTGGATTAATGACCAATGATGCCATCTTTATTGGGACAGATGCTAAAGAAAATTGGAACAAAACCGCTTTTCAAGCTTTTGCAAAGCCTTATTTCGATAGAGGAAAAGCCTGGAATTTTACAGCTATAGAGCGCCATATTTTTTTGGATACCAAGGGGAAAATCGCTTGGTTCGATGAGTTGTTGAGTACACAAATGAAAATCTGTAGAGGTTCTGGTGTGTTAGAAAAAGTAGGGAAGGAATGGAAAATCAAACATTATGTGCTTTCTATGACCATTCCAAACGAAAACGTAGACGAAGTGGTAAAAATCAAAACACCTATAGAAGATGGTGTTATGAAAAAATTGACGACCAAAGAATAA
- a CDS encoding HPF/RaiA family ribosome-associated protein: MKVQINTDKNIEGHERVEAYFSGELEKSLARFEDKITRIEVHFGDENSNKSGVDDKRCLIEVRAANSQPIAVTEHASSIEKAFHGALDKIKRTLTSTFEKQKAY, from the coding sequence ATGAAAGTACAAATCAACACCGACAAAAACATCGAAGGACACGAGAGAGTAGAAGCTTATTTTTCTGGTGAATTAGAAAAATCATTGGCTCGTTTCGAAGATAAAATTACCCGAATCGAAGTGCATTTTGGTGATGAAAATAGTAATAAATCGGGAGTAGATGATAAACGTTGCTTGATAGAAGTGCGTGCTGCTAACAGCCAACCTATTGCGGTTACAGAACATGCTAGTAGCATCGAAAAAGCATTTCACGGCGCATTAGACAAAATCAAACGCACCTTGACTTCTACTTTTGAAAAGCAAAAAGCATACTAA
- a CDS encoding threonine/serine exporter family protein → MDVVLFLEKGIWLGIAAIGFAILFNVPRRALLSIFIIGALGGMTKFLMLEYKIGIVLAVLCGASLIGFLSVFAAHRRNCPPITFAIPAVIPMIPGLFAYKAMIGIIELTSEKDPVAYSKIFFEAVNNGLTTFFVLVVLATGVAIPLLITRKNTVKRIQTEE, encoded by the coding sequence ATGGATGTCGTATTATTTTTAGAAAAAGGAATTTGGTTGGGAATTGCAGCCATAGGATTTGCTATTTTGTTCAATGTACCAAGACGCGCTTTGCTTTCTATATTCATCATTGGAGCGCTTGGAGGGATGACTAAATTTTTGATGTTAGAATATAAAATTGGAATTGTTTTGGCGGTGCTTTGTGGCGCTTCTTTAATTGGTTTTTTGAGTGTTTTTGCAGCGCACAGACGAAATTGTCCTCCCATTACTTTTGCCATACCCGCAGTAATTCCTATGATACCTGGATTGTTTGCCTATAAAGCGATGATTGGGATTATAGAATTAACCTCGGAGAAAGACCCAGTAGCGTATTCAAAAATTTTCTTTGAAGCCGTTAATAATGGATTGACTACCTTTTTTGTATTGGTGGTATTAGCGACAGGTGTAGCCATTCCGTTATTGATTACAAGAAAAAATACTGTAAAAAGAATTCAAACCGAAGAGTAG